The genomic interval CGCTCTGTGGAGTGGTGCACTGCTCCCTTGCCTCCGCTCTGTGGGGTGGTGCACTGCTCCCTTGCTTCCGCTCTGTGGGGTGGTGCACTGCTCCCTTGCCTCCGCTCTGTGGGGTGGTGCACTGCTCCATTGCCTCCGCTCTGTGGGGTGGTGCACTGCTCCCTTGCCTCCGCTCTGTGGGGTGGTGCACTGCTCCCTTGCCTCTGCTCTGTGGGGTGGTGCACTGCTCCCTTGCCTCCGCTCTGTGGGGTGGTGCACTGCTCCCTTGCTTCCGCTCTGTGGGGTGGTGCACTGCTCCCTTGCCTCCGCTCTGTGGGGTGGTGCACTGCTCCCTTGCCTCCGCTCTGTGGAGTGGTGCACTGCTCCCTTGCCTCCGCTCTGTGGGGTGGTGCACTGCTCCCTTGCCTCCGCTCTGTGGAGTGGTGCACTGCTCCCTTGCCTCCGCTCTGTGGAGTGGTGCACTGCTCCCTTGCCTCCGCTCTGTGGGGTGGTGCACTGCTCCCTTGCTTCCGCTCTGTGGGGTGGTGCACTGCTCCCTTGCCTCCGCTCTGTGGGGTGGTGCACTGCTCCATTGCCTCCGCTCTGTGGGGTGGTGCACTGCTCCCTTGCCTCCGCTCTGTGGGGTGGTGCACTGCTCCCTTGCCTCTGCTCTGTGGGGTGGTGCACTGCTCCCTTGCCTCCGCTCTGTGGGGTGGTGCACTGCTCCCTTGCCTCCGCTCTGTGGGGTGGTGCACTGCTCCCTTGCCTCCGCTCTGTGGGGTGGTGCACTGCTCCCTTGCCTCCGCTCTGTGGGGTGGTGCACTCCTCCCTTGCCTCCGCTCTGTGGGGTGGTGCACTCCTCCCTTGCCTCCGCTCTGTGGGGTGGTGCACTGCTCCCTTGCCTCCGCTCTGTGGGGTGGTGCACTGCTCCCTTGCCTCCGCTCTGTGGGGTGGTGCACTGCTCCCTTGCCTCCGCTCTGTGGGGTGGTGCACTGCTCCCTTGCCTCCGCTCTGTGGGGTGGTGCACTTCTCCCTTGCCTCCGCTCTGTGGGGTGGTGCACTGCTCCCTTGCCTCCGCTCTGTGGCGGCAGCAACGGAGGCAGTGTTGGCCTGTGCTGACATTGTAGCTATGCGGCCATTGACTGTTCATGTGCTTCATTCTGTCTTCTTCCTTATCTCACAGGCAAGGACAGAACAACTCACCCCCGCAAGGCTGTTACATTGGAAGAACGTGTTATTGACAATGCCCCAAGTTACTCTGAAACGCTGCACTGTCTTAAACCCTGCAACCTTACTCCCCACACAGTCTGACGGTGATGCACATGACTGGAGTGAGGTAGTTGACCTCTTGTGTAAACCACACCCTGATCTCCAAGATGTGCCAATTCCTAGCAGTGATTCAATCTATTTCGGGGATGGTTGTGCTTAACGTTCTTCTTCAGGTGATCCAGTTGCATCTTATGCTGTATGTACACCCCACAGTATTGAGGAGGCAGCTAGACTGCCCTCCCACTTCTCTGCACAGGCAGCAGAGCTTTTTGCTCTTACAAGCGCATGTGTGTTGGGAAAGGGAAAATCCCTCACAGTGTATGCTGACTCTCAGTACGCTTTTGGTGTCTGTAGCATTTTTGGAACCCTGTGGCAACATCGTGGTTGGTAAACCACGACTGGTAAACCAATAGCACACCATAACATGGTTAAATAACTGCTTGAGGCAGTACTTCTGCCCTCTACACTTGCAATTTGTAAATgtcaaatctaatcaaatcaaattgcacatgtgccaaatacaacagttttagaccttacagtgaaaagcccttaaccaacaatgcaattttaagaaaaataagtgttaataaaaaataaaataaataaataaataaatagcgcAGTAaagtaacagtagcgaggctatatacagggggtaccggtacagtcaatgtgcaggggtacaggttagtcgatgtAATTtcggtaatatgtacatgtactgtaggtagaggtaaagtgactatgcatagataacaaacagagaatagcagccaagtaaaggggggggggcaatgcaaatagtctgggtagtcatttgattagctgttcaggagtctcatggcttgggggtagaagctgttaagatgcctcttggacctagacttggcgctccagtaccgcttgcagtgcggtagcagagagaacagtctatgactagggtggctgtctttgaccatttttagggccttcctctgacactgcctggtatagaggtcctggatggcaggaagcttggttccagtgatatactgggccgtacgcagtaCCCTATGTATTGCCTTGCGGTcgtaggccgagcagttgccataccaggcggtgatgcaacaagtcaggatgctctcgatggtgcagctgtataactttttgaggatgaGGTctcataccaaatcttttcagtctcctgagggggaataggctttgtcgtgccctcttcacaactgtcttggtgtgtttggaccatgttagtttgttagtgatgtggacaccaaggaacttgaagctctcaacctgctccactacagcaccgttaatgagaatgggggagtgctcagtcctccttttcctgtagtccacaatcatctcctttgtcttgatcacgttgagggagaggttgttatcctggcaccacatggcctggtctctgacctcctccctataggctgtctcatcgttgtcggtgatcaggcctaccactgttgtgtcgtcggcaaacttaatgatggtgttggagtcgtgcacggcCATGCAGTCCTGagtgtacagggagtacaggaggggactgagcacgcacccctgaggggcccccatgttgaggatcagcgtggcggatttgttgttacctacccttaccatctggggaGTCCCAGGGTCTTTACTTAGTTATaagctttgaggacactatggtgtggaatgctgagttgtagtcaatgaatagcattctcacatagatgttccttttgtccaggtggggaaaacgcagtgtggagtgcaatagagattgcatcatctgtggatctgtcggggtggtatgcaaattggagtggatctagggtttctgtcataatggtgttgatgtgagccatgaccagcctttcaaagcacttcatggctacagacgtgagtgctgtgggtcagtagtcatttaggcaggttaccttagtgttcttgggcacagggactatggtggtctgcttgaaacatgttggtattacagactcagtcagggacaggttgaaaatgtcattgaagacactttccagttggtcaacgcatgctcgagtacacatcctggtaatccgtctggccctgcggccttgtgaatgttgacctgtttaaaggtcttacttacgGAGTAagtcagctacggagagcgtgatcacatagtcttctggaacagctgatgctctcatgcatgcttcagtgttgcttgcctcgaagcgagcatagaagtaatttaaatcgtctggtaggcttgcgtcactgggcagctcgcggctgtgcttccctttgtagtctgtaatagtttgcaagccctgccacatccgacgagtgtccgACACGTTTTCCTGACAGTGATGATGTTTTGCTtataatgtgatttgattggtgtgaagccaaatccaaactggcctctCCTGATTGGCTAATTTGGATAGATTTTTATCCAGGGAGGCAAAATGCTTGCTGGCATCAATCATACAAATGCTCTTGCGCCAACAAGTCATGCTTTTTTGTTTCAGACAGCACGCAAGCGGTATTGGAGCacatctaggtccaagaggcttcttaacagcttcttccCCTAAGCCATGacactcctgaacatctaatcaaatggctacccagactatttgcattgcccatcCTCTTTCACGCTGCTGCTCTATGTTATTatctatgaatagtcactttaataactctacctacatgtacatattacctcgactaaccggtgcccccgcacatttactctgtaccggtaccccctgtatatagcctcgctcttgttattttactgctgcactttaattatttgttagttttatttcttattcttttaggtatttttcttaaaactgcattggttaagggcttgtaagtaaccatttcactgtaagtgTCACACCTGTCCTCGTGAttgtctcctcccccctccaggtgtcacccatcttccctattaccctcagtgtatatatatatattttttttacattttattttatttttattaccccctttttctccccaatttcgtggtatccaattggtagtagtttcagtcttgtctcatcgctgcaactcccgtacggactcgggagaggcgaaggtcgagaaccatgcgtcctccgaaacacaacccaacctagccgcactgcttcttgacagttcgtcttgtcttgCCAAGTCAACCAACGTTTTTCCTAGCTCCTGTTTTTCCTAGTCTCTCTTTTCTAGTCCTTCCGGTTCTGACCttttgcctgccctgacactgagcccggctgcctgaccattctgcctgcccctgacctcgagctGCCTGCCGCCCTGTACCGTTTGGACTCTGGCCTGGTTATGAATGCTTGCCTGTCCTCGACCTGTCTCTTACCTGATCCTCGATGTTCAATAAATATCagactcgaaccatctgcctcctgtgtctgcatctgagtCTCGCCTTGTGTTGTTATAGTAAGGTAagtaacctgttgtattcggcgcatgtgacaaatacaatttgatttgatttgttaattgttgcagtcatttcagtcactgtagtagctgacatgtatagtcagtgttggaaaaagtactgaattctcatacttgagtaaaagtaaagataccatagaaaatgactcaagtaaaagtgaaagtcaccaaaGTAAATAATACTTCAGtagaagtctaaaagtatttgtttttaaatatacttaggtatcaaaagtaaatgtagttgctaaaatatacttaagtatcaaaagtaaaagtaaaagtatgaataattttaaattccttatattaaagcaaaccagatggcacaattgtcttgttttttaaatttacggattgCCAAGTTCACAATCCAaccctcagacataatttacaaatgaagcatttgtgtttagtgagtctgccagatcagagagagtagggatgaccagggatgttctcttgataagtttgagaatttgaccattttctgtcctgctaagcattcaaaatgtaatgagcacttttgtgtgtcagggaaaatgtacggagtaaaaagtacataattttctttatgaATATAGTGAagcaaaagtaaaagtagtcaaaaatataaatagtaaagtacacatACCAAAAACAACTACTTAAGTTGTACTTTAAATTATCttaacttaagtactttacaccactggtatagCGGTGATCATCTTGGTGAATAAACACAAAATGACCAATTCAAGTGGCACTTATTGCATGATTAAATGTATCCATccttatacactgagtatacacaaCATTAagaactgctctttccatggccaggtgaatccaggtgaaagctatgatcccctattgatgtcacttgatTAAACCCACTTAAAtcactgtagatgaaggggaggagacgtggattgtgtatgtgtgctattcagtgggggaatgggcaagacaaaatatttactgtatgtgcctttgaacagggtatggtatgtgcccccccctaacccccccccccccccccccccccccaccaccaccacccggcAGGGTGCAGCAGCCCCTAGTGCTGAGCCGGCTGCACTATGTTAACGCAGCCACGCAGAAAGGCTTGTGCACTGCGCCACTCGTGGGCAGATATATAcactcagccctctctctctccttctcctcctcctcgctcacattctctcttctcctccatcaGGCAACATCCTGCTCTCACCTCCATCTCCAGCAACCATGTCCAGCACTGTATCAGGTAAGGCATCTGTTACAACCTATCGTTTATAAAATGGGGGGATATGTATTTATCAGATGAAATCCTTCTGTTGTATGGTTTTAGATGGACTATCTAGATGTTATTGGAGATGCGCTGATGGGTGGGGTGTATTTTGATATATATTACTCAAATAGATTCTTCATTttaaatgtctttttttttttttacatgtaaaaTAGATCTTCAGATCGTTTTTTGTTTGATCTAATGCCTGGCCACATCAAATTCCACCATTCATCAATGGATGAGATCTAGGTTTCGCATTTGTTTCATTTGAGTGCTTCTAAAGGTCGTATGTTGAAACTGAGTATGTCTCTCAAAAATGACCATGTGTGGATTATTTCAGGGGATCAGATGGTTTCTATTTGTGATTAGAGATCTCAGGGATTTGCCTCCAGTCATACCAagggctgcgtctcaaatggTACCTTATTCCTTATGTAATGCACTACCTTTGACTAGGGCCCCAGGGGGTATTGAGGGGCCATTTGTGACGCGGCCAAGGTGTGACTGCTGGTAAAATGCCGGCTTGATGATGCAGATCTGAAGCAGTAAAAAAGGAAACTCACATTGAGGCTTGCAGTGCACGCGGCAAATGATACAGTTCAAATTCTAGGTCCTATACAGTTCATTATATAGGAATCACCAGGGGTGTAAACCTCTGACAAAACTATGGTACAGTATCGGATACAAAATATGATATTGAATTCATCTGATTCGATATAGTCTGATTCTGACCTTTATTTGCTAATCCCTCTTTTGATGGCGTTCATGATCATGACATTTCActtttgtgcctgtgtgtgtgtgtgtgtgtgtgtgtgtgtgtgtgtgtgtgtgtgtgtgtgtgtgtgtgtgtgtgtgtgtgtgtgtgtgtgtgtgtggtggggggcaTTTTAAAGTGTGTTGAATATGATAGTGAATGAATTGTCTTTGAAAGGCCTAATGGTTTAAGTTGGCGTGCGGGTAATTTGCAGTAATCTCTGACATGATTACCCCACCCAATTAGCCATGTACATAGGATGTCAGTTCATGTTCAGCCCTAAAAGCCCTAAAAGTTAAATCCAACATTTCTGTTATTATGAATCGTAATTTGCAACCTTGTatttaaaatacaaaaatgttCCTTAAATAAACTATTGATGGCCTATTGCAACCCCCATTGGCCACTGCATTATCACGAGGGTTAACCAGCGTTAACTCAGTGTTCCATGCTCTATGCAGCTTCTTTAGGTCTTGTCCTTCCATTCATCTGCTCACACAGATGttgtgctagctagccagctagccaacttctaccgaatagcagcactgtagaaactattacactacaacggaacgacttgattagtgtagtgttagctagctacatagttgtctttgctgtctttgtatctaagataattgtgtagtttagagtaatttcgaggttacctagccagctatcgaggttacctagccagctacactttcaaacaaagtcaacaacgcagccactgctagctagcctacttcaccagtcagcagtactgtatcattttaatcattttagtcaataagatttttgcaacgtaaagcttaactttctgaacattcgagacgtgtagtccacttgtcattccaatctcctttgcattagcgtagcctcttctgtagcctgtcaactatgtgtctgt from Salvelinus fontinalis isolate EN_2023a chromosome 18, ASM2944872v1, whole genome shotgun sequence carries:
- the LOC129816048 gene encoding uncharacterized protein FLJ40521-like, whose amino-acid sequence is MSAQANTASVAAATERRQGSSAPPHRAEAREKCTTPQSGGKGAVHHPTERRQGSSAPPHRAEAREQCTTPQSGGKGAVHHPTERRQGRSAPPHRAEAREECTTPQSGGKGAVHHPTERRQGSSAPPHRAEAREQCTTPQSGGKGAVHHPTEQRQGSSAPPHRAEAREQCTTPQSGGNGAVHHPTERRQGSSAPPHRAEAREQCTTPQSGGKGAVHHSTERRQGSSAPLHRAEAREQCTTPQSGGKGAVHHSTERRQGSSAPPHRAEAREQCTTPQSGSKGAVHHPTERRQGSSAPPHRAEAREQCTTPQSGGKGAVHHPTERRQWSSAPPHRAEAREQCTTPQSGSKGAVHHPTERRQGSSAPLHRAEAREQCTTPQSGGKGAVHHPTERRQGSSAPLHRAEAREQCTTPQSGGKGAVHHPTERRQGSSAPPHRAEAREQCTRNIRNLRQQCAVRGGLVRFKGNRNFSGVRVMTRHWMCLIVYHVGV